A genomic region of Gallus gallus isolate bGalGal1 chromosome 19, bGalGal1.mat.broiler.GRCg7b, whole genome shotgun sequence contains the following coding sequences:
- the SH2B1 gene encoding SH2B adapter protein 2, translating to MNGDALCQEPSSPLPDWREFCELHAQAAAVDFAQKFCQFLKENPHYDTPGAEASFSHHFAANFLDIFSVEVSRVFVSDSPTKYNIVPFVGLQNCHVPYGREVAQRKEETSTESLDSMEAPLGAGRYLSPAQQAQARKVSSYGQSRSSEDVSVHASAKPKFKKGFSLRNMSLCVVDGMKEMWHRRSSPEPGAEAAPGNRRAEREPWGKEPADPREKWTHKLRLSKAQSSKVELVDIQREGTLRYMVADDTNCVGSSQWQKCRLLLRKAVKVEGERFLLEFYVPPKASKPKVSIPLSAIIEVRTTMPLEMPDKDNTFVLKVENGAEYILETIDSLQKHSWVADIQDCIDPGDSGDDIELASCAQGACLPGRASSCSCEFLADDAHRLPDRCALPSAHNATTTAVPTPHGRGRDSMGELLAHVPLESFLQTLESAPTASAHLAGEDSEADTEINLSDFPWFHGTLSRIKAAQLVLFGGARSHGLFVIRQSETRPGEYVLTFNFQGKAKHLRLSLNESGQCHVQHLWFQSIFDMLRHFHTHPIPLESGGAADITLRSYVVAQSLQPDVGPPPALVPQPPLCRTDPPPPHYFCNTAPAAPPVPPPAEGVAVPPAVPAPYHRLEGALGPRSRSDSAERRPEPPATGTEDYHDADGARSRTRAVENQYSFY from the exons ATGAACGGCGATGCCCTGTGCCAGGAGCCCTCCTCCCCGCTCCCCGACTGGCGCGAGTTCTGCGAGCTGCACGCCCAGGCGGCCGCCGTCGACTTCGCCCAGAAGTTCTGCCAGTTCCTGAAGGAGAACCCGCACTACGACACGCCGGGCGCCGAGGCCTCCTTCTCCCACCACTTCGCCGCCAACTTCTTGGATATCTTCAGCGTGGAGGTCAGCCGGGTGTTCGTCTCCGACTCGCCCACCAAGTACAACATCGTGCCCTTCGTGGGGCTGCAGAACTGCCACGTGCCCTACGGGCGTGAGGTGGCCCAGCGCAAGGAGGAGACGTCCACCGAGTCCTTGGACAGCATGGAGGCCCCGCTGGGTGCCGGCCGCTATCTCAGCCCGGCGCAGCAGGCGCAGGCCCGCAAGGTGTCCTCCTACGGCCAGTCCCGCAGCTCGGAGGACGTCTCTGTGCATGCCTCCGCCAAGCCCAAGTTCAAGAAGGGCTTCTCCTTGAGGAACATGAGCTTGTGCGTGGTGGATGGCATGAAGGAGATGTGGCACCGAAGGTCTTCTCCTGAGCCGGGCGCCGAGGCGGCTCCGGGCAACAGGAGGGCTGAGAGGGAGCCGTGGGGCAAGGAGCCCGCCGACCCCCGCGAGAAGTGGACCCACAAGCTGCGTCTGTCCAAGGCGCAGTCCTCCAAGGTGGAGCTGGTGGACATCCAGAGGGAGGGCACGCTGCGCTACATGGTGGCCGACGACACGAACTGTGTGGGGAGCTCGCAGTGGCAGAAGTGCCGCCTCCTGCTGCGCAAGGCCGTGAAGGTGGAAGGGGAGAGGTTCCTGCTCGAGTTCTACGTCCCTCCCAAG gcttCCAAGCCCAAGGTGAGCATCCCACTGTCAGCCATCATCGAGGTGCGCACCACCATGCCTTTGGAGATGCCTGACAAGGACAACACCTTTGTGCTGAAG GTGGAGAATGGTGCTGAGTACATCCTGGAGACCATTGACTCCCTGCAGAAACACTCATGGGTGGCAGATATCCAGGACTGCATCGACCCTGG GGACAGCGGGGATGACATCGAGTTGGCATCCTGTGCGCAGGGAGCCTGCCTGCCAGGCCGGGCGTCCTCCTGCAGCTGCGAGTTCCTGGCTGATG ATGCGCACAGGCTGCCAGATAGATGTGCCCTGCCCAGTGCTCATAATGCTACCACCACTGCGGTGCCCACACCCCACGGCCGGGGCAGGGACTCCATGGGGGAGCTGCTGGCCCACGTCCCGCTGGAGAGCTTCTTGCAGACATTGGAGTCTGCACCCACAGCCAGTGCACACCTTGCAG GAGAGGACAGCGAAGCGGACACAGAGATCAACCTCTCCGACTTCCCCTGGTTCCACGGGACGCTGTCGCGGATCAAGGCGGCTCAGCTGGTGCTGTTCGGCGGTGCCCGGAGCCACGGTCTGTTCGTCATCCGGCAGAGTGAGACACGGCCGGGGGAGTACGTGCTGACCTTCAACTTCCAGGGGAAAGCCAAG CACCTCCGGCTGTCGCTGAACGAGAGCGGGCAGTGCCACGTGCAGCACCTCTGGTTCCAGAGCATCTTCGACATGCTGCGACACTTCCACACGCACCCCATCCCGCTGGAGTCGGGCGGCGCTGCAGACATCACGCTCCGCAGCTACGTGGTGGCCCAGAGCCTGCAGCCCG ACGTTGGCCCTCCGCCAGCCCTCGTGCCACAGCCGCCGCTCTGCCGCACCGACCCACCACCCCCACACTATTTCTGCAACACAGCGCCCGCTGCCCCGCCAGTCCCACCACCCGCTGAGGGGGTGGCTGTGCCCCCCGCCGTCCCCGCGCCCTACCACCGCCTGGAGGGAGCCCTGGGCCCCCGCAGCCGCAGCGACAGCGCTGAGCGCCGGCCAGAGCCCCCTGCCACCGGCACTGAGGACTACCATGATGCTGACGGTGCCCGCAGTCGGACCCGGGCAGTGGAGAACCAATACTCCTTCTACTGA
- the PRKRIP1 gene encoding PRKR-interacting protein 1 homolog, translating to MAAPSAPRPPRPRKEPQPLVIPRNAAEEQRLRLERLMRNPEKTVPIPEKLNEWAPRPPPEFVRDVMGSSAGAGSGEFHVYRHLRRREYQRQDFMDAMAEKQRLDEEFQKKLERNKMIAEEQTAKRRRKRQKLKEKKLQAKKNKLEQKKQEKESDQSQERVSSEDDEEDSKEEEEKEDDAEEPSFVMGRG from the exons ATGGCGGCGCCCtcggccccgcggccgccccggccccgcaaGGAGCCGCAGCCGCTCGTCATCCCTCGCAACGCCGCTGAGGAGCAGCGCCTCCGCCTCGAGCGCCTCATGAGGAACCCG GAAAAGACTGTACCGATTCCTGAGAAGCTGAATGAGTGGGCACCACGGCCTCCCCCGGAGTTTGTCAGAGATGTGATGG GTTccagtgctggggctggcagtggggaGTTTCACGTGTACCGACATCTTCGTCGCCGAGAGTACCAGAGACAAGATTTCATGGATGCCATGGCTGAGAAG CAAAGACTAGATGAGGAATTCCAGAAGAAACTGGAGAGGAATAAGATGATTGCAGAAGAGCAAACAGCAAAACGCAGAAGGAAGCG CCAGAagctaaaagagaagaaactgcaagctaagaaaaataaactcgaacaaaagaagcaggaaaaag AGTCTGATCAGTCTCAAGAGCGAGTCAGCAGTGAGGATGACGAAGAGGATagcaaggaggaggaagagaaggaagatgatGCTGAAGAGCCAAGTTTTGTGATGGGGAGAGGATGA